The following proteins come from a genomic window of Paenibacillus spongiae:
- the uraA gene encoding uracil permease, with the protein MRTEVGVHERPPMGQSLMLSVQHLFAMFGSTVLVPNLLGVDPAICLLMNGIGTLLYLWICKGKIPAYLGSSFAFIAPAGAVIGNYASEEAGYAAALGGFIAAGVVFTVLAWIIQVAGTRWIDVVFPPAAMGAIVAVIGLELVPTAARMAGWIAPADPKEAAAWAPDPTIIALSIITLAVTIFGSVLFRGFLRIIPILFGIVTGYVVAVLMGLVNFDPVRETSWLDAPTFTFPVFEWGAILTIVPASLVVIAEHIGHLIVTGNIVKKDLSKDPGLHRSMLGNGISTILSGFIGSTPNTTYGENIGVLAITRVYSTFVIGGAAVIAILLSFLGKFSALIANIPEAVMGGVSLMLFGVIAASGFRMLVESKVDYGKPTNLFLTLIVLVTGLSGAKVSIGDFSLSGMALATIVAILFSLLFKLFDVTKLSNDHEETGH; encoded by the coding sequence ATGAGAACAGAAGTAGGGGTTCATGAACGGCCGCCCATGGGCCAAAGCTTGATGCTGAGCGTTCAGCATCTATTTGCCATGTTTGGCTCCACGGTGCTTGTTCCAAATCTGCTCGGAGTCGATCCGGCGATTTGTCTGTTAATGAACGGCATCGGTACACTGCTCTATCTGTGGATCTGTAAGGGAAAAATCCCCGCTTATCTAGGATCGAGCTTTGCCTTTATCGCGCCGGCCGGCGCGGTCATCGGCAACTATGCATCGGAAGAGGCCGGTTATGCGGCGGCGCTTGGCGGCTTCATCGCTGCCGGTGTGGTATTTACCGTTCTCGCCTGGATCATTCAAGTGGCGGGAACCCGTTGGATTGACGTCGTCTTCCCTCCGGCGGCTATGGGAGCGATCGTAGCCGTCATCGGCTTGGAGCTCGTCCCGACGGCTGCCCGGATGGCGGGCTGGATTGCTCCTGCCGATCCTAAGGAAGCTGCTGCCTGGGCGCCCGACCCAACCATCATTGCGCTCTCGATCATTACGCTGGCCGTAACCATATTCGGCTCCGTTCTGTTCCGCGGCTTCCTGCGTATCATTCCGATACTGTTCGGAATCGTTACGGGATACGTCGTTGCAGTCCTGATGGGGCTTGTTAACTTCGACCCCGTGAGGGAAACAAGCTGGCTCGATGCGCCAACCTTCACCTTCCCAGTCTTCGAATGGGGCGCGATTCTGACGATCGTGCCGGCTTCGCTCGTCGTCATTGCCGAGCATATCGGCCACCTCATCGTGACAGGCAATATCGTCAAGAAGGACTTGTCCAAGGATCCGGGCTTGCACCGCTCCATGCTGGGTAACGGCATATCGACCATACTATCCGGCTTTATCGGCTCTACGCCGAATACGACGTACGGAGAAAACATCGGCGTCCTGGCCATTACCCGCGTATATTCCACCTTCGTTATCGGCGGTGCGGCGGTGATCGCGATTCTGCTGTCGTTTCTCGGCAAGTTCTCCGCGCTTATCGCCAATATTCCAGAAGCTGTAATGGGCGGCGTTTCCCTGATGCTGTTCGGCGTTATTGCCGCGTCCGGCTTCCGGATGCTCGTCGAATCGAAGGTCGATTACGGCAAGCCGACCAACCTGTTCTTAACCTTAATCGTACTTGTCACCGGTCTTAGCGGGGCAAAGGTGTCCATCGGCGACTTCTCGCTATCGGGCATGGCCCTCGCAACCATCGTTGCCATCCTGTTCAGCCTGCTGTTCAAGCTGTTCGATGTGACGAAGCTGAGCAATGATCACGAGGAAACCGGACATTAA
- a CDS encoding Gfo/Idh/MocA family protein, producing MTVRVGFIGVGGMAEHHIITLQRIEHAQITAVYDINQVRSKEVAEKYGAKSYESSAELIDSGEVDALFVCTPPFARSGAEEAAAARKGIHLLAEKPVGLHMEEVRKLEQIIRDSGIIHTSGYCLRYLETAARAKAYLADKQIDMVLSYRLGGMPGVRWWRMMEQSGGQLVEQSTHQLDLIRYLAGEIKEVHAIHEQRYIHNIDPEATAYDVGTVSFVMESGAIGNITSSCLSKYVGKGGTEFYGHNFFLSIDGNTLRIVDDNQDLTEVLDVDFYYEQDKAFIEAIRTNQPGLLLGDFSDAADTLAVTLAANESAASGKSVAINNVKERSL from the coding sequence ATGACGGTTAGAGTTGGTTTTATCGGTGTAGGCGGCATGGCGGAGCATCATATTATCACCCTGCAGAGAATCGAGCATGCCCAGATCACAGCGGTCTATGACATCAATCAGGTAAGATCCAAGGAGGTAGCGGAGAAGTACGGCGCCAAGTCTTATGAGAGCAGCGCCGAGCTGATCGATTCCGGGGAAGTGGACGCCTTATTCGTATGCACCCCTCCGTTCGCGCGCTCGGGAGCGGAAGAAGCGGCAGCGGCCCGCAAAGGCATTCACTTGTTAGCGGAGAAACCGGTCGGTTTACATATGGAAGAGGTTCGCAAGCTGGAGCAGATTATACGCGATTCCGGCATTATCCATACATCCGGCTATTGCTTGCGTTACCTGGAAACCGCAGCAAGAGCCAAAGCCTATTTGGCCGATAAGCAGATCGATATGGTTCTGTCCTATCGTCTTGGCGGCATGCCGGGCGTACGCTGGTGGAGAATGATGGAGCAATCCGGAGGCCAGCTGGTCGAGCAGTCGACGCATCAGCTGGATCTGATCCGTTATTTGGCCGGAGAAATCAAAGAGGTTCATGCGATTCACGAGCAGCGGTACATTCACAATATCGATCCCGAGGCAACCGCTTACGACGTAGGCACCGTCTCGTTCGTCATGGAGTCCGGCGCGATCGGCAACATTACGAGCAGCTGCCTGTCCAAATATGTCGGCAAAGGCGGCACGGAATTCTATGGCCATAACTTCTTCCTATCCATTGACGGGAACACGCTGCGGATCGTGGATGACAATCAGGATTTGACGGAAGTGTTGGATGTGGACTTCTATTACGAGCAGGACAAAGCATTCATCGAAGCGATCCGCACCAACCAGCCGGGCTTGCTGCTGGGCGACTTCTCCGATGCCGCGGATACCCTTGCCGTGACGCTTGCAGCGAACGAGTCTGCCGCATCCGGAAAGTCCGTCGCAATAAATAACGTAAAGGAGCGCTCCCTATGA
- a CDS encoding phytoene desaturase family protein, protein MKTYDVIMIGGGHNALIAAAYLTRAGRSVLVLEKNDRPGGFLRTEELTLPGFKHDVYAAAHPLLLNGAAYADLGEALEARGLRYLNTELPTGVSMEDGQTAVFARTPEELAAEAERLAPGDGETLLRMFEDFNPYAGDVFSLFNLDLSSQEGSAIIQKLMHDNGRPGYSPFAASFLSTARNVVSPFRSPVMRAMLGSWVTHLGRTPDEIGSGIWVPLTAMALMGGGMPIPEGGSEKLAQALARLVQDQGGIIRTQTQARRILLKNKRAVGVRTADGEVYEARQAIVASTGPDQLYLSLLAETEVSPPLVAQAKRYRYGRGCVQIHLALSEPPRWPDARFHKIGQPHLTDGLDGFTQGIAQAMSDLLPAKPTFTVDCSTNHDPSRAPAGKAIMRIQVLEVPCRPRGDAAGQIDVGDGSWTPALTERFTERVLAIVSKHIPNIPSAVIGHAVVTPDTIARFNPNSGPGDPYGGSHDLAQSYLLRPLPAQPGHQTEVPNLFMLGAATWPGHGISGGSGYIVAQKLLGQHGN, encoded by the coding sequence TTGAAAACCTATGATGTCATTATGATTGGCGGCGGCCACAATGCATTGATTGCGGCCGCTTATTTGACGCGCGCTGGCCGCAGCGTTCTCGTGCTGGAGAAGAACGACCGCCCCGGGGGCTTCCTGCGTACGGAGGAACTGACGCTGCCGGGCTTCAAGCACGATGTGTATGCTGCCGCTCATCCCCTGCTGCTGAACGGGGCAGCCTATGCCGATCTTGGGGAGGCTTTGGAAGCGCGAGGGCTGCGCTACTTAAATACCGAGCTTCCGACCGGAGTTTCGATGGAGGACGGGCAAACGGCCGTATTCGCCCGCACGCCTGAGGAGCTTGCCGCAGAGGCGGAACGACTTGCTCCCGGCGACGGAGAAACGCTGCTCCGCATGTTCGAAGACTTTAATCCGTATGCCGGCGATGTATTCTCTCTCTTTAATTTAGACCTCTCTTCCCAGGAAGGCTCCGCCATTATTCAGAAGCTGATGCATGACAATGGAAGGCCCGGCTATTCGCCGTTCGCCGCATCCTTCCTGTCTACTGCCCGCAATGTGGTCAGCCCCTTCAGGTCACCGGTCATGCGGGCCATGCTGGGATCATGGGTGACCCATCTTGGCCGTACGCCCGATGAAATCGGAAGCGGCATCTGGGTTCCGCTTACGGCAATGGCACTAATGGGCGGCGGCATGCCTATTCCGGAGGGCGGGAGCGAGAAGCTTGCGCAAGCGCTCGCGCGGCTGGTTCAGGATCAGGGAGGGATTATCCGAACGCAAACGCAGGCCCGGCGCATCCTGTTGAAAAATAAACGCGCCGTTGGCGTGCGAACAGCTGACGGCGAGGTGTATGAAGCAAGGCAAGCTATCGTCGCCTCCACAGGACCGGATCAGCTGTACCTCTCCTTGCTCGCGGAAACGGAGGTTAGCCCTCCGCTGGTCGCTCAAGCCAAACGATACCGCTATGGGCGGGGCTGCGTACAAATCCATCTCGCGCTCAGCGAGCCGCCGCGCTGGCCGGATGCGCGCTTCCATAAGATCGGTCAGCCTCATCTGACCGATGGGCTGGACGGCTTCACGCAGGGGATCGCGCAGGCGATGTCGGATTTGCTTCCGGCGAAGCCGACGTTTACCGTAGACTGCTCCACCAACCATGACCCCTCGCGGGCGCCTGCCGGCAAAGCCATCATGCGCATTCAAGTGCTCGAAGTTCCTTGCCGCCCTCGCGGCGATGCCGCGGGCCAGATCGATGTCGGCGATGGCAGCTGGACTCCCGCACTTACCGAACGCTTCACCGAGCGCGTTCTTGCCATTGTAAGCAAGCATATTCCGAACATACCAAGCGCGGTAATCGGCCATGCGGTTGTAACGCCGGACACAATAGCCCGGTTCAATCCGAATTCGGGGCCTGGCGACCCTTACGGCGGCTCGCATGATTTGGCGCAAAGCTATCTGCTCCGCCCCCTCCCGGCACAGCCCGGCCACCAGACGGAAGTGCCCAACCTGTTCATGCTTGGCGCGGCCACCTGGCCCGGACACGGGATTAGCGGCGGCTCCGGTTATATCGTCGCCCAGAAGCTGCTCGGGCAGCATGGGAACTAG
- a CDS encoding GxGYxYP domain-containing protein, whose product MHHNKLFSLLLSICLVGSLMAGLTNDRADAHSKDKDSYYEKAAYRAKKLNVIKLSDMTPTESVMIATLQGLIANKTSEQIYILPGSGNYGQWLQDLESQYGVKIKTVDDPWKLLKQYKSYIKGYLLWEQGNSSINAASSLAHLKDAVLVEEGDVRKAKGFRQVMDLSDRDEAWVKANYWNRLKHDIFIEQKGETQEELAGGMGPKLRDYAAMTGAFTFYDGNSDFRRAVLEDADDDSVLLGWGDASRGEEGFIMPSSEAGVFTLPADHAFNLSVLSGFTLKGLQQKQADPVTVEDNVHYVSFVMSDGDNIQWMLNDLGQKGKPWFGNENRGAFDMGWALSPSMIDLAPTVIKRFYDDATEKDRFLVGPSGGGYMYPSKYPEAELDAHLQQLNTAMGRMDLGLVEVIDFNAFDRMDIWNKYTAQPNIDGVIYLEYSNHKALGGAIKWANDKPIVTPREMLWAGNAGSDNASVVNHINSAVRNPKSAAGYSLVLVHAWSKSMDDVNSVIDQLGDDVRVVTPDEMVRLIKENVPQQGPEVSNKVYQAETDFGHNTGKLDGDGWSANPAEHAPGHMLYGPNAADLGAGRHQVKFRALIDDRDADNSRVLNLDIFDATDNRIIAEKAIMRSQFQADNVYQNLVMEADFTQGHTYEFRVWYDGNAYVKLDSVTVVMESNLAQRLYEAENDFGHNTGRLDGDGWSAIAAEHAPGHMLYGPYVADIPTGVHDLAFRMKVGDTSGPDATVASLDIYSPSSDTVLRTKELKKSDFAVPDVYQDILLEDVNFTLGSTYEFRVYFNDAADVKVDHVRMDMPEIVVPDTNAVDFKFSGAYVDSLAFGTDAGQKQLQLWGKSSQAGKPDVNVTANADWSVVSGGNAVSVSGSGLLTVLDKGEAVVKAAYGGLEATISVRVSDTYDYRVFEAERDFGHNTGAADGDSWSANTADHGPGHMLHGPGVADLPSGSHKVVFRMKIDVNTGNSDRVLNLDIFDGTGNRVAGEKAILRTDFTTAGVYQDFVIDADFVNGHAYQFRVWYDDNSAVHVDNVSVRIPAAN is encoded by the coding sequence ATGCACCATAATAAGCTGTTTTCGCTGCTTCTATCGATTTGCTTGGTTGGTTCACTTATGGCCGGCTTGACGAATGATCGTGCCGATGCTCATTCGAAAGACAAGGATTCCTATTATGAGAAAGCGGCGTACCGGGCAAAGAAGCTCAATGTTATCAAGCTCAGCGACATGACGCCGACCGAAAGCGTCATGATCGCCACTCTGCAAGGGCTCATTGCGAATAAAACCTCGGAACAAATCTACATCCTGCCGGGTTCCGGCAACTACGGGCAGTGGCTTCAAGATTTGGAGAGCCAATACGGCGTAAAGATCAAGACCGTCGACGACCCGTGGAAGCTGCTGAAGCAGTATAAGTCTTATATTAAGGGCTACCTGCTCTGGGAACAAGGCAACAGCTCGATCAATGCGGCCTCATCGCTCGCACATTTGAAGGATGCGGTGCTGGTGGAGGAGGGGGACGTGCGGAAGGCGAAGGGCTTCCGGCAGGTTATGGATCTCTCCGATAGGGACGAGGCCTGGGTTAAAGCGAATTATTGGAACCGCTTGAAGCATGATATCTTTATCGAACAGAAGGGCGAGACGCAGGAAGAGCTGGCAGGCGGCATGGGCCCGAAGCTGCGCGATTATGCGGCGATGACCGGCGCATTCACCTTCTATGACGGCAACAGCGATTTTCGCCGGGCCGTGCTCGAGGATGCGGACGACGATTCGGTATTGCTCGGTTGGGGCGACGCATCCAGAGGAGAAGAAGGCTTCATAATGCCGAGCTCGGAAGCGGGCGTGTTCACGCTGCCGGCGGATCATGCCTTCAACCTGTCCGTACTCAGCGGGTTCACGCTGAAGGGGCTGCAGCAGAAGCAGGCCGATCCGGTAACGGTCGAAGACAATGTGCATTATGTATCCTTCGTGATGTCCGACGGCGACAACATCCAATGGATGCTGAACGATCTGGGCCAGAAGGGGAAGCCGTGGTTCGGGAACGAGAACCGCGGCGCCTTCGACATGGGATGGGCCTTATCGCCAAGCATGATTGATCTGGCGCCGACGGTCATTAAGCGCTTCTACGACGATGCGACCGAGAAGGACCGTTTCCTGGTGGGGCCGTCCGGCGGAGGCTATATGTATCCGAGCAAATATCCGGAAGCGGAGCTCGATGCGCATTTGCAACAGTTGAACACCGCCATGGGCAGAATGGATTTGGGACTCGTGGAGGTCATCGACTTCAATGCGTTCGACCGCATGGACATCTGGAACAAGTATACGGCGCAGCCGAATATCGACGGCGTCATTTATTTGGAGTACAGCAATCATAAGGCGCTCGGCGGCGCTATCAAATGGGCGAACGACAAGCCGATCGTGACGCCGCGGGAAATGTTATGGGCAGGCAACGCGGGCAGCGATAACGCAAGCGTGGTCAATCATATCAATAGCGCCGTACGCAATCCGAAGAGTGCAGCCGGGTATTCGCTCGTCCTAGTGCATGCCTGGTCCAAATCGATGGATGACGTCAATTCGGTCATCGACCAGCTTGGCGATGATGTGAGAGTGGTTACGCCGGACGAGATGGTCCGATTAATCAAGGAAAATGTGCCTCAGCAGGGTCCGGAGGTTTCGAACAAGGTCTATCAAGCCGAGACGGATTTCGGCCATAACACCGGCAAGCTCGATGGCGACGGCTGGTCCGCCAATCCTGCCGAGCATGCTCCGGGACATATGCTGTACGGGCCGAACGCGGCGGATCTTGGGGCAGGCCGCCATCAAGTGAAGTTCCGCGCCTTAATCGATGACCGGGATGCGGATAACAGCCGGGTGTTGAACCTCGATATTTTCGATGCGACCGATAACCGGATCATTGCCGAGAAAGCGATTATGAGATCGCAATTCCAGGCGGATAACGTATATCAGAATTTAGTGATGGAGGCGGATTTCACGCAAGGGCATACGTATGAATTCCGTGTCTGGTATGACGGGAATGCTTACGTGAAGCTCGACAGCGTGACCGTTGTTATGGAGAGCAACCTGGCGCAGCGCCTATATGAAGCGGAGAATGATTTCGGCCACAACACCGGCAGGCTCGATGGCGACGGCTGGTCCGCGATTGCGGCGGAGCATGCTCCTGGGCATATGCTCTACGGGCCGTATGTAGCGGATATTCCGACGGGCGTTCATGACCTCGCCTTCCGGATGAAGGTCGGCGATACTTCGGGTCCGGATGCGACCGTCGCCAGCTTGGATATCTATAGCCCGAGCTCCGATACGGTGCTGCGTACCAAGGAATTGAAGAAGAGCGACTTTGCCGTACCTGATGTCTATCAGGATATTCTGCTGGAAGACGTGAATTTCACGCTGGGAAGCACGTATGAGTTCCGCGTCTACTTCAATGATGCGGCCGATGTGAAAGTGGATCATGTCCGGATGGATATGCCGGAGATCGTCGTTCCGGATACGAACGCGGTTGATTTTAAATTCAGCGGGGCTTACGTCGATTCGCTGGCATTCGGAACGGATGCGGGCCAGAAGCAGCTGCAGCTCTGGGGCAAATCAAGCCAAGCCGGGAAGCCGGATGTCAATGTAACGGCGAATGCGGACTGGTCGGTCGTCAGCGGCGGGAATGCCGTCAGCGTTAGCGGCAGCGGACTGTTAACGGTGCTGGATAAGGGGGAAGCCGTTGTCAAGGCAGCTTACGGGGGGCTGGAAGCCACGATCTCCGTTCGGGTATCCGATACCTACGATTACCGCGTCTTTGAAGCGGAGCGCGATTTCGGCCATAATACCGGCGCAGCCGACGGAGACAGCTGGTCCGCCAATACGGCTGACCATGGTCCCGGGCATATGCTGCATGGTCCGGGAGTGGCGGACCTTCCTTCGGGCAGCCATAAAGTCGTATTCCGGATGAAGATCGACGTCAATACAGGCAATTCGGATCGCGTGCTGAACCTGGATATTTTCGATGGAACGGGCAACCGCGTCGCCGGGGAGAAAGCAATTCTGCGGACGGACTTTACGACGGCCGGCGTTTATCAGGATTTTGTTATCGACGCGGATTTCGTTAACGGGCATGCCTACCAGTTCCGGGTATGGTATGACGACAACTCGGCCGTTCATGTCGATAACGTATCGGTTCGAATCCCTGCGGCGAATTAA
- a CDS encoding SDR family oxidoreductase yields the protein MGLFAEDLLKGKVVLITGGATGLGRAMGEMFLELGARLAIAGRREKVLRKASEEMSIGGREVFCKSCDVREPAQVEALVDAVEQHYGRIDVLVNNAAGNFISPTERLSPRAVDAVLNIVLHGTFYMTLEVGKRWIAQGRGGTMLNIVTTYASTGSGYVAPSAAAKAGVLALTRSLAVEWAPHGIRQVAIAPGPFPTEGAWSRLSPTPELTELLINRVPLKRAGNKEEFAHLAAYLISDYAGYINGEVVTIDGGEWLQGAGQFNGLQSVTGQQWDALAEMNRKGK from the coding sequence ATGGGACTGTTCGCTGAGGATTTGTTAAAAGGCAAGGTCGTGCTCATTACAGGCGGAGCTACCGGACTCGGACGCGCTATGGGGGAAATGTTCCTGGAACTGGGAGCCAGGCTCGCGATTGCAGGCCGGCGCGAGAAAGTGCTGAGGAAGGCTTCGGAGGAGATGAGCATCGGCGGAAGAGAAGTGTTCTGCAAAAGCTGCGACGTCCGGGAGCCTGCCCAGGTAGAGGCGCTTGTGGATGCGGTGGAGCAGCATTACGGACGGATCGATGTGCTCGTTAACAATGCCGCAGGCAATTTCATCAGCCCCACCGAGCGCCTCTCTCCGCGAGCGGTCGATGCTGTGCTGAATATTGTGCTTCACGGCACCTTCTATATGACGCTGGAAGTCGGCAAGCGCTGGATCGCCCAAGGCAGGGGAGGCACGATGCTGAATATCGTGACCACGTACGCCTCGACAGGCTCGGGTTATGTGGCCCCCTCAGCCGCCGCCAAGGCCGGCGTGCTTGCGCTAACCCGTTCGCTGGCCGTCGAGTGGGCACCGCATGGCATCCGGCAGGTCGCGATTGCACCGGGCCCCTTCCCGACCGAGGGAGCCTGGTCGCGACTGTCGCCTACTCCTGAGCTTACGGAGCTGCTGATTAATCGCGTCCCGCTTAAGCGGGCGGGAAACAAAGAGGAGTTTGCCCATTTGGCCGCCTATTTAATATCCGACTACGCCGGCTATATCAACGGCGAGGTCGTCACCATCGATGGAGGCGAATGGCTTCAGGGCGCCGGTCAGTTCAACGGCCTGCAGAGCGTTACCGGGCAGCAGTGGGATGCGCTCGCCGAAATGAATCGCAAGGGAAAGTAG
- a CDS encoding helix-turn-helix domain-containing protein, translating to MNTEFRIRSFIGTADVDWQDPGLHQHPTFEISVLLEGRGVFEWSQGKHLLEAGHVVLIPSRIPHLFEGFGRNRYGVIHLEGIPSQITELLNMLVSEGTPTLFALSRLDKERFERLFREWQRIKSSQLKEPTRNYISWTEVMVLFLLEHSQKDQQSLTIAKAADYIRENLHEGVQISGMAALAGFSETGFRRLFEQIYHMSPKKYQQQCRMTEAKWLLSSSDKEMMEIASQIGFTRLHSFSQWFKSAEGVSPTEWRKMQKRG from the coding sequence ATGAACACTGAATTCCGAATTCGAAGCTTTATAGGTACGGCGGATGTGGATTGGCAGGACCCCGGATTGCACCAGCATCCGACCTTCGAGATCAGCGTCCTGCTGGAAGGGCGCGGCGTATTCGAATGGAGCCAGGGGAAACATCTGTTGGAAGCGGGCCATGTGGTGCTTATTCCTTCCCGTATCCCCCACCTCTTCGAAGGCTTCGGCAGGAATCGCTACGGCGTTATTCATCTGGAAGGAATACCTTCTCAAATTACGGAGCTGCTGAACATGCTCGTAAGCGAGGGGACGCCTACCCTATTCGCCTTATCCCGCTTGGATAAGGAACGGTTCGAGCGGCTGTTCCGCGAATGGCAGCGCATCAAGTCCTCTCAATTAAAGGAACCGACGAGAAACTATATCTCATGGACCGAGGTGATGGTTCTCTTCCTGCTTGAGCATTCGCAGAAGGATCAGCAGTCGCTCACGATCGCCAAGGCGGCGGATTATATACGCGAGAATCTGCACGAAGGCGTCCAAATATCGGGCATGGCCGCGCTTGCCGGCTTCTCGGAGACCGGCTTCCGCCGGCTGTTCGAACAAATCTATCATATGAGCCCCAAGAAATATCAGCAGCAATGCCGGATGACGGAGGCCAAATGGCTCCTCAGCTCATCCGACAAAGAAATGATGGAAATCGCGAGCCAAATCGGATTTACCCGGCTGCACTCCTTCTCGCAATGGTTCAAATCCGCGGAGGGCGTCTCCCCGACCGAATGGCGAAAAATGCAGAAGCGCGGCTAG
- a CDS encoding glycerophosphodiester phosphodiesterase, with product MCSLSKDLPLVIAHRGAAGEAPENTLAAFQLALEQGCDAFELDVHLSKDGQIVVIHDYSVDRTTTGQGAVSELTVEEMKQYDAGAWFHPSYAGERIPTLEEVIAMTPEHIHINVEIKGGIGQGIEEKLVELLRRLNRTASIFVSSFHWNCLRTLNQIEPSLRVGLLYDLSLKDYALLPKAAGVNAYSLHPHFGKLEAEAVKAAVAQGVAVFPWTINGEADMARMIDMGVSGIITDYPGKLRQLLEQQSAARS from the coding sequence GTGTGTTCATTGAGTAAGGATCTGCCACTCGTTATCGCCCATCGGGGCGCAGCAGGCGAAGCGCCTGAGAATACGCTGGCTGCTTTTCAACTGGCACTTGAGCAAGGCTGCGACGCTTTCGAACTGGATGTCCATCTGTCCAAAGACGGGCAGATCGTCGTCATCCACGATTATTCCGTGGATCGGACGACAACGGGTCAAGGGGCCGTGAGCGAGCTGACGGTCGAAGAGATGAAGCAATACGACGCGGGTGCATGGTTCCATCCTTCCTATGCGGGGGAGCGTATCCCGACCTTGGAGGAAGTTATCGCGATGACGCCCGAACACATTCACATTAATGTGGAAATCAAGGGCGGCATCGGACAAGGCATCGAGGAGAAACTAGTAGAGCTGCTGCGCCGTCTGAACAGAACCGCAAGCATCTTCGTTTCTTCGTTTCATTGGAATTGTCTCCGGACGTTGAATCAGATCGAGCCTTCCCTTCGGGTCGGTTTGCTGTACGATCTCAGCTTAAAGGATTACGCGCTGCTTCCCAAAGCGGCCGGCGTTAACGCCTATTCGCTTCACCCGCATTTCGGCAAGCTTGAAGCCGAAGCGGTCAAGGCTGCCGTAGCGCAAGGCGTGGCGGTATTCCCTTGGACGATCAATGGCGAAGCTGATATGGCGCGCATGATCGATATGGGCGTCAGCGGCATTATTACCGATTATCCCGGCAAGCTTCGTCAACTGTTGGAACAGCAGTCGGCTGCCCGCTCTTAA
- a CDS encoding sugar phosphate isomerase/epimerase family protein produces the protein MIKSINQWCFRGDTPLEQVMAIASDAGFGAVELNLYEPGGIGLTMDTTAAEAEKIGKLARDNGLQLRSLSTGLLWQSPLSSADPAVRERGRRVVTKQLELAELLGMDTVLVVPGAVNPDTSYDQCYERSHHEVQLLSDEAEKRKTRIGIENVWNKFLLSPLEMARYIDDVGSPYVGAYFDVGNVLLYGYPEQWIRILGDRIFKIHVKDFLTGVGNGHGFVSLLAGDVNWKAVREALQEINYTDTVTAELGIYAANPHQLVYDTSRHLDIIFGGEAR, from the coding sequence ATGATCAAATCCATTAACCAATGGTGCTTTAGAGGCGACACGCCGCTAGAACAGGTCATGGCGATCGCGAGCGACGCCGGCTTCGGCGCGGTAGAGCTGAACCTGTACGAGCCGGGCGGTATCGGCTTGACGATGGATACGACGGCAGCGGAAGCCGAGAAAATCGGCAAGCTGGCCCGCGATAACGGCCTGCAGCTGCGCAGCCTCTCGACCGGATTGCTCTGGCAGAGCCCGCTGTCCTCGGCGGATCCAGCCGTACGCGAGCGGGGCCGCCGCGTCGTTACGAAACAGCTGGAGCTGGCCGAGCTGCTCGGGATGGATACGGTCCTGGTCGTGCCGGGCGCCGTAAATCCGGATACGTCCTATGATCAATGTTACGAGCGCAGCCACCATGAAGTGCAGCTGCTGTCCGACGAAGCCGAGAAGCGCAAGACCCGTATCGGCATCGAGAACGTGTGGAACAAATTTCTGCTGTCCCCGCTGGAGATGGCACGCTATATAGATGACGTCGGCTCGCCTTACGTCGGCGCCTACTTCGATGTGGGCAACGTCCTGCTCTACGGCTATCCGGAGCAATGGATTCGGATCCTGGGCGACCGGATCTTCAAGATCCATGTCAAAGACTTCTTGACGGGCGTCGGCAACGGTCACGGCTTCGTCTCCCTGCTTGCCGGCGATGTCAATTGGAAGGCCGTCCGCGAAGCGCTGCAGGAGATCAATTACACGGATACGGTAACGGCTGAGCTTGGTATCTATGCGGCTAACCCGCATCAGCTGGTCTATGATACGTCACGCCATCTCGATATTATTTTCGGCGGCGAAGCAAGGTAG
- a CDS encoding DUF6506 family protein, with translation MKLRKWAFIYMGTGTEDPMADRAVIERGGLQTTIVVVPEPSRALQIAVELVNDGAQPIELCGVFGPVWTSRIMEATGGRVPIGSVSYGLEFASALARFTSAGSE, from the coding sequence ATGAAGTTAAGGAAATGGGCGTTTATTTATATGGGAACAGGCACGGAGGATCCTATGGCAGACCGGGCCGTGATCGAGCGGGGAGGATTACAGACGACGATCGTTGTCGTGCCGGAGCCATCCCGTGCGCTGCAGATTGCCGTAGAGCTCGTCAATGACGGTGCGCAGCCGATCGAGCTTTGCGGCGTGTTCGGTCCCGTTTGGACCTCCAGGATCATGGAAGCGACAGGCGGCCGGGTCCCTATCGGATCGGTAAGCTATGGCCTAGAGTTCGCCTCCGCATTAGCCCGGTTTACGTCGGCAGGGTCTGAATAA